The DNA region TGGTGGGTTCATTTTAGCAAGAAAAAAACTACTatttcttgggggggggggacacttGATAAACTTACCGGGGCATGGTACAAAGTTTATTTTATCTCCGAACAGGTAGAGCCTGATGCTTGGCGGTGTGGTCGCATTAAGTTCTTTGGCTAGCTCTTTGTCTTTTGCTACATCCACCGTCGCCAGCTTGATGTCAGAGTCCTGAAGAGCGGCGGCGGTTGCTTGAAACACTTCTGATATATGATGGCCATCTGCAGACAGCGGAGCATCTGGGAGAGAAAAAGCCTAGAACGTTTAGAGTGGAACCAGACCCAACATAtcaatttttgagaaaaataaatgttttcaatgaaatatttatttttcttcgcatctatacagtatgtttttccAAAAAAAGGACGCTTCTACAAACTTGGTGTTTTAACTAACATCAAAGACCTTTAGAAAGATGACTTCAATGAGCTGAAACTAAACACTTCAACAAACTTCGTGTTTTAGCTAACATCAAAGACATTTTCGAAAGATGATTTTGAAATTAAACGAAGACAATTTTATGAacacaaaaatcacaaaaagtATATGTTTTGCTTTTACAATTTTGGGGTGTTATATTTCACTTCAATCATTTTGAACACCCACTTATGATACCAAGCATATCACAAGCTTCAGTCAACTACAGTACTTCCCACAATGTCACAGGAATCTAAACATAATTCGACTGATGAACTCACAGAAGTGCACCAGCAGCTGTTTGTATGTCCTCAGCGCTCTGTTGAAATTTGCCCTAGTTAGCTGTAAAATGCCGCCCTTGCCTGAGGCTGTTTTGGTCTCCTGCCCGCTAGCTGCAAGGAAGAACGCAGCCACCGCCAGCAGTAGCAGTGGTCTCGTCATTGTTGCAACGTACAGCACGGTATGAAGGGAGTGCCGGAAGGCTGAACATCTAGTCGTGAATGTTATCAGGCCCGTATTGTTGTTCATTAACTACTTTTATCTGTGTTACGGTGCTGTTGTTCATATCAAGACAATTGCTAATAGTTACCTGTTGCACTTTGCCTGACAACAAGGTCAAATAAGAGGTCCAGGACCAAGCCCGTCGACAGGGGGCGGCAACTGGGtgtgttgtcccgggcctctatatatacttaaaaactttaacatattaaatatttcaaatatattttttttcctttttttgtacaACGCCCCccctgtcttagcagagaatggtttgaccccgctctggctcactcaaggctacactacgtatGTAGTAGCCTACtgagctgcggtatgacaagacatgctgctcgcattgagccgaggagagaaaaggtgatgggagatcagatactgtatatagtttgtagggagcaggtgcgcgagactgaacagactcgggtccggcggctggatttatcttggATTTACAACCAACCGTGTATTATAGCAAACACTAATACAAAGCACACTGTTACACACGTGAACACACGTAGCACATTGCTacgcattttcttgtctttgccaTATGGCGTTATATTGCTAttgccagtgactgtagctggaggagagcgagccttcactaaaatgaaaattaaaaaattgggctgtcaaacgtttaaaaatttttatcgacttaatcacagcttaaaaattaattaatcgtaattaattgcaattcaaaccatctctaaaatatgccatatttttctgtaaattattgttggaatggaaagataagacacaagatatactgtatatattcaacatactgtacataagtttattataacaataaatccacaagatggcattaacattattaacattctgtctgttaaagggatccacggatagaacgacttgtagttcataaaaaaaaacatgttagtacaagttatagtaatttatattaaaacatttgtaaaatcttgaatcaaaaaataaacttgccgctcgctattgttgatgtcgccGAGCGGCAACAATGGCCAGGGAAAGTTATCATttacacatgggctccctgccgttcttccacagtgtctttaattaCGTAAgctagtgattgaaataaatccacaaggtgtcaatggcaagttttaaattacttagaaatcaagccaatgagtgtgttttgtccctcgactgatgccgtagttccctgtttactgggtccatccattgtacttcacggtcatttgagtgctggcttcacaatgtacgagacctctgatagtttgtatattgctgctaaatattgccatccagtgtatttgttgagctaaacgagagctaaacaaaatgtttgaatagagtttgaccaaagtctgagtaagtgttatgtgtattttgcatagctattttgattagaaatgccagttctctttgcactgttgtttaactgtgtgagaatagggccttattattacagattgaagcgcttttcttttcgtGAGCAttatttgagagataggaatattatttttgttgtgctttcactaaaggatacttatgtttgtcgtgaaggagttgccgaagcttatgtcaATAAATGGCGCGGCCCAATgaccgcctgtgtccactcacctttctttctctgcctcttagctctcaatgtgcaaaaaacggcttcattgtaatctgtttgaggcaatacatGAGCGGGTCACTCCACGCAATcttttaaatgtgtcaaatattttaacgggattaatttaaaaaattaattaccgcccgttaacgtgataaatttgacagcattaaaaaaaaatgcctacgCTCCacatatcacagggcaggcttaacaacctagcccTGCTCTCCATTAAGCGTGAgattgctcaaaaactggatttcacggatgttataaatgactttgctgtcaaaaaaatttaggcgcatcactgtttgagggcttgataaccccaaggatgtggagggggcaggcacaggatgtttagttatactgttttcttGCTTAGCAGACAGGCATAGCATTCTCAGTTGTATTGcatattgtagcctacatgggacaatagatggaacttgtttatattgtgtcacatcacattacggtctgttaaatttaactgtccatctcgaattaaataaattgaaaatttacactgtcattgctcgcAAAGctttaaaagtactgcgtatgttgttgtgacaagccggtggcaggggtggccCTTGTCCCCGGACCCCTGTAAGTCTaaaaccctgaattctttatagatatagatgaaaacagtctcgattcttggttaaaagcaaaacaaacgggcagttagcatttatcttacgtaaatatgtcgaatgtgcggcttctagtctttaagccactgtggcgccgccttattaccacaaagagctttttacgttgaaaactcttgtgaataaatgcttaaatctctgaattctatatagatatggacataaaacagtctttactctttgttaaaagagcaaagtaccaggcagttagcatttattttacatatacagtatatgtcgaatgtgctgctagtttttaagccactgtggcgctgccttatcaccacaaagagctttttatgttgaaaattcttgtgaataaatgcttaagtcactgaattctttacattaaacagtctcgatttctgtttaaaagcaaaaccgggcagttagcatttattttacgtaaatactgcgaattatgacgccaatgtggTTAATTTCTTCCATTGAATTTTTTCATAACGTttgaaaatgcatgcatggtacgaaaaatataataattaccttgaatcctcgaacaaatcactcctgaggcaATCTTTCCGTTTTGTATGCTCTAcacctttcgtactttttcaacctaaatccggcgttggatcgctgcattgtgtttgagaataaatgCGACCGACTTCGAGCGACTGAatcggagtgtgggacggccccctacttgaaggtgtggcacagtgtctggggaatgtgtcccatcaatatcatgATAAAGTCTCCTCTACTAAACTTTGAAGAACAGCAAATAGGTTGAACAAGTTCAAGATACAGAAATTTGACATGATATTTAAAATATCAAATTTTGTACCTTAAGATTGTTCCACTCATAGGCCGTTCTGTGTTCTGTACTTTACCAAAGAAACACCACAGATGAAATgttgaacattttttaatgcataGAAACACACATACTGAGCCGTCTCATGGCAGAACAACAATATACAACAGTATGATACAAACCCATGAGTTTAGGAAAGTTTTTGTGCTAAACACAGGATAAACTGAATTAATGAGGGGCATTTAAAGTCCATACATCATAGCAAACTGTTGACTAACACTTAACAAGCCAACAGTATATCATTTATTAACTGTTTAGCAATGCTGTATTAACTAGTTCATAAAGGATAgtgattataaagtgttacccataaTTTCATATTTCAAGGCAAGGGTGTCAAATTCATCTTTAACGCTGGCTACTTCATATTTATCAGGTCCATTGGAGGGCAATTATGTCGGCCAACTTGGGCTGCTgcttcgattaatcgactactcaaAAACCAATTGGTTATTAAATGAATCAACAACTATTTTGGTAGCTGATGAATCATTTAGAGACTTTGTTGATCTAAAAATGATCCAAATCCTCTTTTTTTAGGctcttaattgcaaataatgtcttATTCATTTTATCTCTTAAATTTGATTGAtattttgtaattaaaaaaaataaaggaagtaaaaaacaataaatattgtctttttaaaataaaaatattattttgaaaatatacggtgaagttaaaaaatgaaagaaccttaaatatatatatatattttttattcattgctTTTTGTTTAAAGAAATTTCGAATATCTTTCCTCCCCAGATGTAGttctggctaagcaaagcaaagcatcTCTatagtgctagtcacatgatccgttccaaaaaaataattttttgaccCATTGTGAAATACATTATAGGATTcttgtccatttcattcatttttgctgtAGTTTTATTGCTTATCAACTGCTATAAACCACATTTTAGCAGCTAGGTctgtattttaaattaatatatgGGTACATGCAATGCCAATTTTTGGCCACCGGGGTAGGGGGGCACTGCCCTTACCTACCCCCCTCAAACTCCGCGTATGCATGTGTgtcttgtttttgtcttttaaatTATAGTCACTCGCTTCTGTTACTTTACTCCTCTTCTATAATACTGTAAGTAAAAAATGataatcatattaataaaaccTAGTGTTGCCAAAAAAAGCACCAAAAAATGTGTTCATTAAGGTTCACAAATGTGTCCAAATCTTTCCCAGTGATGGCATATCAAGATTTATGATGTACGTGTAGATGTTTTCCACAATGAGGACAGTAGTGATGAACATCCCAAAAGTCCGGAATCATGAAAGGAATCAGGCAGAAGCCACAAACCAATctggaatttggaaaaaaagtgcTTAGTAAAAGGAAGTATGTAGATTCTAATTTGCTAATTACCCAGAAAAAGCCAGGATACAGCACAGGGTGTAAGCACCCTTGCCAggcatttgtttgatttttgttatGACGTCCTGCTGGCAGTGTGGACACTGAACACTTCCCGGGGAAGTGAGCAAGTTGGCAATCGTCGCAGATTCTCCTGCTTGGGGCTGGGACACCACCGCATCTGTTTGGAAACAAATAGCATTGGTCGTCACAGAAAGCAAATTTTAGCTCTAGTGTTAgtttggatttttattttttaaatcttttgatAGGACCCAAATGACAAAATTGATGAGCATCATTTCAGACAACAGAGATGACAGACATGGGTTTCCCACTGTACATCATAGCACCGCTTGCGCATCCATCCTACTCCGTCATACCCTAATCTTTCCTGTCTTGCCTCTTCCTGTACTATTGATTAGTAGGTGTATCCCCTCTTAACAGAGTGCCCCCTTGGtaaatgaaatcaaaatagtctTCTAATGCTACTTATAgctaattaataataaataaatacataaataaatattaaaaggaaccacggacagaaagacttgtagttcttaaaagataaatgttagtatgagttataaaaaCTTGATATTTataccccttttaatgttttcgttattataaaatttgaaaaaattgtttaactagtaggttgccattgttgtggatgacgcaatgcactctgggcgtTGACGTCACTGGGCAGCACTGccctacttccacagtgtcacttgtTACCTAAATATGCATGTCGTCGAGTCTACCCTTCTAATTTTAAaccgagcggaaaagtgatgagcagaacagcactgtcgatatttcacaaaacgagcagcaaaatcaattaaatgaaggtctccagACGGACTTGAACCCGCATTTCCCGTGCGATACAAGAGCGCGCAGACCTCAAGACTATACTGCCACGTGATGTTGGAGTCATGATTGTCCTTATAAAGCAATAGCAACCCACATGCGTTGTTTGTCTGTgtggtaaaacctgaaaggaaaacacaactgaaaagaaagtgcggctggcttgaccaaGGAATTCTAAAAcgcggctcacttcagacagcaagcagacaacaataacaatggtactgcgtaaaagggtttattgaacacacaaaaatcaCACGATCGCTAAAAGGGacacacaaaaagggtccgtgacagtaggtcgggatcaattaacacaaaaaaactgagggaaaaccgcggtgggaggcagacaaatgaaaaaaacaaggcaatgatacaACTAGCaatgaagggatatacaaactgtcaaatagcAGCAAGTCAATTTCACGGCAACCCGCTTagaatcggtttaaagacactgctgatgagctggatttggatgcaggtacgacgttgggaactcatcccacagctcggtaacaaaacaatctgacgagcagcagaatgtgagaaaATGGTGCCAGTCCTCATACTAGCTTCACTTGCTaggtagcacagctattctcccagtccaggccaactacgtcatcacccccagcgtgcaatgcgtgcgtaaaacatggcgctctccatgggtcaaaacatgtactaaatttatagatttttaaatgactataatacatgtgtttctactaacatattttagtaaaacagaacaattgtggcttattagagcccacAAATCTTTAAGTCTGATGTTCCCTTtaaattatttgtattttattttattttttttaattctgttgttattttatttattttaaaattgatcCTTCATctaattaattcattttatcTAACGTTATTTATGTCACGTGGCGGATcgaggtggacccaaatgcaggctaAAACAGGGAGGCAGACAGGTAGCAGTCgcaaaaacgttttaattataACAAACCAAAAacccaaagtacaaacaaaaagactggggatcaaaagggcAAAGTCCAAACGAAACTCAGAAGAACTAACAAAAAAACTGGGAAACAAGACAACTTAGTGGCATATAGGAAAAACCGCACATGGATGCAGAAAATGGGAACGCTGGGCATGACAATGACGTCACAAGAACAGGCAGCACATGGGGATCTCAAATACAGATATGGGGTAACGAaacaatgaggcacaggtgggtgacacaagaggTGGTCAACACATGATGAGCAGGGACAGCAGGTGAAACCAAAGGGCAATCACAATGACCAGGCACACAAACTTAACAGAACTTAACTCCAGGCAAGACATTcatctgttttttattttttattttttttatttttattttttaaaggaatccacagatagaaagatctgaagttcttaaaagattaacatcattatgagttaaaacaatttgatatgaaaacccctcttgatgttcttgtttgtaaaattagtttaactagtaggtcgccattgttgctacatcgcagggcggtgacgtcactaggttacgctgctgggcttccagagtatgaccctcgcgacataaacatgtcatctcttcaaccctttcaatttgaaaccgggaggaacattaatgagcatgacagcactgtcgatatttcacaaaccgagcagcaaaagcaaaatgaacaggaaagacgggatgagacgcgactagagtaggaaaaaaaaaagtgttctgccagaatgtgctacaccggcgaaacgtgctagaagaggtgaatttgacacccaaagtactaccgtgcacgtTCAGCTAGTTGTTTAGAtgaatacagacagaacatactaaagatgccttgagaaaatacttaaacatagtaatatcaaataagggtggtttgaaTACGGtgcatgactaatgtggtcaatagatcaacaatctgctttatttatttattttattttttaaaattcatttatctatttttaaacctgtcctgttcagctattTGACAAGGAGAATGGCAGTctgagtgtccggttggtctgaacagttttgaagtatgacatactcccattgtgatcattcaacatacttcATTTATTGAGACAAAGCAGAGAACAGGAAGGGTTTACGGGGGAACAGATGAAAAGAAGCACAGAGATAgaacaaacacaaacaacaagaaatacattgaacgcctacactaactatgaatatgttggtgcgatcgtcagctagatgtattgccCGTTGACACCATGTCAACATTCTGCTTTAAagttaccacaagaaaacacaatgcttaaaagtatgagagggaaactcatgcaaaaagtattttgaggcagtgaaaagcaaatatatatatataaaagattaaataaaaacacaaacagtTAGTACTCGACGCTTTTAACAGATTTGCTCATGTGATCACGTTTCACcatgtagaaggaattgcagtacatCGGTAgtgtaaagcctgagttatgctcccgcgttgcggtgacggcgcagcgactacggcatcatttgacattcgatggttctttgtccaggtgacgcgttgctctgtaattcaccgccaagccactagaggggtgtggcgttatgtttgtacggttttggggcatgcttcttgacttcctcttgtctagtttaacggagaaaaaaaataaacaatgcaagatggaatgcttgaatgttgatcttcagctcatcaacattgaataaatgttgatcatacaaatgttgaggcataggcgacgcagaagactgttttgaggaggtctgtccaacttttgatgccgcgtAGAGTTcaagcctcgggtggaaaccagttagctgtagcggctagcttcaaactggcgtcgagcactgcgtcaagcgttttgtccgaggtctgcaaagccctccagcccgatttgtttgccgtgtcctacaaacagccagtgggaagccatagcagatctcTGGCATCTATGgaatttcccaaactgcgttggaagccttgatgtcaccgttatcataaaagcaccgaggcactctcaatcagtgatgatgtatcgtgtgtgaactgtctgttgttgaaaatgaaacagcaaaacaattcttttgacaccaaacctgtgctttattcttcaaatacttgaagtgtgacacgtaaataagtcacagactcacagcaagcatatgtacacaataaatgatgaagtgcacagaccaaaaatatgacataaagtgataaaaagctggcaatttttggccgactgggtcgccGCTTCgagtggccattcgattccgaacacacacatactgtacatgtctctgtggttcttccatttttttaattcaatcgctggctgacctccagccccgtattttcagcaatctcctcccacgaattgcttgccatttggcaatcttcataatgtcttgacgagacattgtagaagttttcGTACTTGCTCTTCATTGATACTCTTgtcagcttggtccatttttgcgtgtagaaaaataatttttgagaATGgctgtgatttcgcgctgaaccggaaacaacagtctgagcggaccaatcatagtccatttccacACACGTTGACGCGATGCGAAGTCAGAATAAAAAGAAGGACCCAGAGAGGCTACAGTGCAGGGTTGTACATCGGGTCTTCGTTGAcgccgcaggtctgacgcggaagaatAAGTCGGCCTttagtctagtgacagtgacaaacaacatcatcaccccgagcgtccattgcacgcACCAAACATGGCGCTctttgtaggtcaaaacatgtcctaaatattatagatttttaaatcaatggcaatattgtaTGTGTTTctgacatattttagtaaaagagaacaattgtggcttataagagcctacaagtctttaagtccgaggttccctttaaattgcAAGTTTTATCGCAAAAATACTTGCAGGCAAAAACAACTTCTACAATTCGATGTCAAATGACAAAATATTGTCCTGTGGGCCTCAATTGGTCCCTGGGCATTTGCGCATGAAAGGGTTGAGTAATATGGCCCAGTGTCTTTGTACTCTCTATAGACCAGCTACCAAATATGAACTACTGTATTCAAGTTATTGCATACCTAATGGTGTTAGATGAATGTTGACTGGAGAGATTTGCTGAGTATTGAAGCTTGCTGGCATCAACACAGGATACGGATCTAGATACAAATGGAGAAGAAAGCCACTTAAAAAGCTTACTCTTAGTAATCTAGTACATTGGATTGTTTCTTACTGGTCTCTTGATAGGGAGGTGGCTCTAAAGATTGGGCAAGAGAAGCGTAATAGGAAGGTGGAGGGCAAACGTCACGCTCTCCCACATTCGTAGCAGAGCGTGGAAGTGTGGCTTCGTTATATGTCGGAGGTTCCATTGGCGAATTCACAGAAAAGCTGTTGACAAGAAAATGAAGAAAGACCAGAAAACAAGTTGAATTTTGATCAAATTACGCCAAATGTGCGTGCATGGTTTAACGATATTCTACCCTGCTCTCGTGTTAAGGCTTAAGCCTATTTAAGGTTTTTTGCCATTTTGCGTTAGCAGTGGGGTTCCATTGGTGAATTCACAGACAAGCTGTTGACAAGAAAATGAAGAAAG from Corythoichthys intestinalis isolate RoL2023-P3 chromosome 8, ASM3026506v1, whole genome shotgun sequence includes:
- the si:dkeyp-75b4.8 gene encoding lipopolysaccharide-induced tumor necrosis factor-alpha factor homolog — its product is MEPPTYNEATLPRSATNVGERDVCPPPSYYASLAQSLEPPPYQETNPYPVLMPASFNTQQISPVNIHLTPLDAVVSQPQAGESATIANLLTSPGSVQCPHCQQDVITKIKQMPGKGAYTLCCILAFSGLVCGFCLIPFMIPDFWDVHHYCPHCGKHLHVHHKS